DNA from bacterium:
GGAAAAGGCTGTTTATGTTTGCTGCACACGTTGCCTAAAATTGCTAAAAGTGTAAAGCTGCTATTTCAGCATTTTGAAACGATGCCCTTTTTAGGAATTGAAACCTCAAAAGCTACTCTTTCCATTCTTTATCACCTCCAAAACTTTTCTTTTTCTTTTAGACATCCTATATTTTAATTGGGCAAATTTCCTTTATAAACTGCCTCAGGAGACAAATTCTAGTATAGCCTTCTCTAAATACATATAACAAGTCATTCATACTACCATATCCGCTTGATAACAATAATAAAAGGTTAAATCCTCTTGGATTTCTCATCCAATCGCTCGCAAGAGCAGCATAAATGACGAAACTTCAGTTCAGAGAACGCTATAGTAATTACTGTTCCGCCATCCGCAATCGGCAATCCGCAATCCGTAATCGGATATTTTCCCAATGGGTTCCCATCCAGTAGATACGGTGACAGTCAGGACAGGTCATAAACTCATCGTAGGTTTTATAGACCAGAGGTGGAACCTGTTCGATCACATCCTCTTTGGGGATCTCTTTAAGTAAGATATTGCACTCCGGACATCGCGAGAACAGCCCCTCTTCCATTTTTAGGCCAAAACGGCGGACAACCTGGGATAGTTGTTCTTCTACCCGTTCACTTTTAATCAAGAGGGTGGGGACCAGCCACCGCCTGGAGAGGCGTGTATCTCTGGTCAGAACGATCCGGTCCTCCTCAGCGGCCAGCTCCAGCAGATCCCGGTCATCGCCCTGCCTGAAATACAGGGTATCATAGCCCAGGATTCTGAGCCACTTGGCCAGTTTGCCCAGCATGGAATCAACTAAGAATCGCATGTTACCCTGACCTTTTCTCCCCACTCAATCCCTAAAGCTGCGCTGGCATCTCCGCCGTTAACCGAAATCTCCAGATGATCGCTTGATCCCCAGAGGGCCAGCCATTGCCCCGCCTCAACCTGAGAATAAAACTCCTTGATGCCTGAAAGCCTCTGTCCTTTGATCTCGATAACTACCTCCTTTGACTCCAGGTCTTTCCGCTCGATGTTAGTAATCAGGTTTCCGAAATGGTCGATATAGATGACCTCCCCCAGAAGGGCATCTTTTCTTACGGTTGGCCTCAGGGAAGGCAGCCTGGTCAACTCCTTGATCTCTACTCCAAATTCCTTCAGGGGAACCCCTTTGCTCAGGTGGGCGGCCACCGGCGCAAAGATGTCTCTCCCATGAAAGACCTGACTGGGAGACGGCAGCCAGTAACTTTGATTAGTTAGGTGGATAATCCTATCTGGGTCGTGAACCAGGCCCAGGACACCGTTATCCGGAGCCACAAAGAAATATTTAGCCGTCTTCAGGATGATGCCTTTTCTTTCTCCCCCTACCCCGGGATCAACCACCACCAGGAAGATAGTGCCGGCAGGGAAATAGGTATAAGCGCATTTAAGGATATAGGCGGCCGCTCTCACATCTTGAGGGGGCGACTCATGGCTGATATCAATTAGTTGGGCGTTGGGATTGATGGAAGAAATGACCCCTTTCATCGCCCCGACATAATAGTCCTTTAGCCCAAAATCAGTCAAAAGGGCGATAATATTCATTCAAACAGCCTATTAATTTCCTCATCAGATAGCCCCAGTTGTTTAAAGACTATCAGACAATAGTCGCCTGGAAGGTCACTTTTAGCCTCTAAAATAGGGGCCTTCTTTACTCGTCCTTTAACCTCTCGCCGGCAAATGGCATGATCTCCCCGGCCTTCTCTCTCAAAGACAGCCCCCGCCTTCTCGACTAATCTCATCAACTTATGGCTAGACATAGAAGGGATTTTTCTCCTTTTAGCCATAGGTAAGCACCTTTAATCTTGGAAGTTCTTCAACCTCATCTTTTTCATCCTCTTCCCCGAGGAATTCATGAAGAAGATCCAAAGGTACAGGCCTTTCCAGAGGCATCCCCTCTTCATAAGAATCCAGATAAGAATAGATGGCATCTCTGACACTTTCTATGGCTTCTTCTTTAGTCTGGCCGCATCCGGCCACCATTAATTCTAAACAGAGAGATACATAGTAAGCTTGTGACTTTTTCAGGACTATGGTGTATTCTTTTATCGAGGCGTTTACCACTTCTTTAGGAGAAAGTTTCCCCTTCACTCCAGTATCCATTTCCAATCAACCCCCTTCCTTCATTCCCACCTCTAATCCTAACCTCTTCCGGAAACTACTCCGCCCTTATTGGAAACGTCGTTACCCTCTGTCTTCCTCCCTAAAGAGGCTAACCCGGTTTCGCCCTTCTTGTTTGGCCTGATATAAGGCCTTATCAGCTCTATCAAAGAGTTCCTTTTTAGAGGGGGCGGGGAAACTGGCCACGCCTAAACTGGCGCTCAAGGAAATTGGTCTATCATTAATGGTATAAGGATGGGCCGCAATGGCCGCTCTAATCCTTTCGGCCACTTGAGCGGCATCCTCGGCCGTTGTTTCCGGTAGAATGACCCCAAATTCATCTCCCCCAAAGCGGGCTAAATAATCCACCTCTCTTACCTGCCGGCTGATGATATCAGAGATGGTTTTAATCAAGCGATTTCCTTCCTCATGCCCATAACGATCGTTTATCTCTTTTAAGTAATCAAAGTCTAACATAAGGAGGGAAAGGGCGCGGTTGAATTTTTTGGCCCGTTCAAATTCGGTCTCGAACAGTCGATCAAAATAGCGATAATTGTAAACTCCGGTCAGTTCATCCCTTTCTGCTTGCTTCTGGGTCTCGATAAATAGCCTGGCCCTTTCAATGGCTACCGCGGTTTGACTGGCGATAATGGCTATTAATCTTCGGTCCAGGGCCGTATACCGATCTTCCTGGTAATGTTCCACATTTAAAAGGCCGGTTACTTTTTCTTTTTCTTTTATGGGAGTAGCAATAAAGGACTTGGTTTCTTCTCGAGTCTCTGACCCCAAAACTTCGTATTTACTTTCTTCAATCGAAAAATTAATCTTCCTGTTCTCATTGGGGTTAAATTTTTGCCAGACGTGATTAAGCCGTTCCTTTATTCGATTTCGGCAACTTATATCTATGGGACAGGTTTCCTTTATCTTGCCGATAAGCCGGCCTTCGTATTCCAGGATATAGGCCCCAGCGTGATAGTCAAAATAAGGCTGCATTTTTTCCATCACTATTTCTAAAATCCCGGCCGGGTCTTTCATGGGGACAATCGCTTTGATCGTCTCGTAGAGAAGCTTAAGCTCCCTGGCCTCGGCCCTCACCCGGCTCAATTCCTCTTTCTCCTGCTGAAGTCTGTCCAGGCTTTCGGCATGGATCTGTCTGGTTTCCTCATCCGGAGCTTCTTCGTATTGTTTTTGCGTCTCAGTAATTTCATCCTCCAGGGCAAAGAGCCTGGAGGCACGTTTGGCCTCTTCTTCCCAGGTTTTTATTTCCTCTGCTTGTTCCTTGAGTTTAATCTCTTTCTGGTCCAACTCCTCGCCCAGTTGAGCCTTCTCTTCAGTAAATTTGACCCGGTCCATATCAATTTGTCTGGCCAACTGATGCATCTCTTTAATCTTTTCTTCAAGCTTTTGCCGCTCCTCCTGGATCTTCCTCTGATATTCAGCGATTTCTTCGGTCATCTGCTCCCTCAATAACTCTGTTTCAGTTCTTACCCTTTGTAATTCTTCCGTCTCTTCGGCATATTTAGCTCGCCAGACCACCGCCTCTTGCTCCATTTTAGCTTTTTCGGCCTGAACCCGGGCTTTCAATGCCGTCATTTCTTCCTCAAGCCAGGCCAATTGAGAGGCCTTCTCGTCAGCCCTCTGTTTCTCTTTGTCAGCTACCGACGATAGTCTTTCCATCTCAGCCTTTAACCTGGACAGCTCTTCAGCCTGAGCCGCCGCCCGGTCTCGCTCAGCCTGAGCCGCGGCTTTGGTCTCTTCCAATTCCCGGGATTTTTTAATGGCTTCCACCTCTTTCTCTTCTTTAGCCCGGTGATAGGCCATCATCCCTTCTACGGCGGCCCCGATGTAACCGGTCACTTTAGTCAAGGAATTGATATCATTTTCATTAAAGGGACGCCGAGTAACCTCATTGTTTATATTCAAGGCGCCGATGACTTTATCACCTATTTTAAGAGGGGATATCATCAAGGATTTGGTATAGTACTTCGTAGCGCTCTTCTTGCCCTCAAAACGGGGGTCTTTCTCAATGTCCTTCACCAGAAGGGGCTCGCCTGACTCAATCACTCTCCCTACAATCCCTTGGCCGCGTTTTAATTTGGTGCGTTTAATAATTTCATCATCCAGCCCCACCGCGGCTTTAATGACAATATCTCCTGTTTCTTCTTCAGCCGCCATCAGGGAACAGATCCTGGAATTCATGGCCCGGGAAGCTAAATCGACTACCAGGGCATAAAATTGCTCCGGTTCCAGATCAATGAGCAGATCCCTATTGAGCTTGAAGATATCATAAAACTGCTTGGTGGTATCAATTTCGACATTATGGTTAGTCAGCCTTTCTCCAGCTATAAGAAGGTCTATGGATGACTGAGCCAGGAGGCCAACCAATTCCGCCTCTTTTTTCAACTTAGCCAGAGAAGCCGTCTGAGCGCCCTCAATGGCCGCTAAAAATTCCTCTTCCTTAAGCTCTAACTCCCTGGCCGTCTTTTGATAGACTTCCCTCTCCTGTTCTGATTCAATTATCTGACAGCAGCCAATAACCCCCACTACCTCCTTGTCAACCATAATGGGACTATTAAAAGTAAAGAAACCGGCCAGACATGGACCGATCACCACTTTTCTTTCTTCCTTGATCCTTTGCAAGGCGGCCAGAAAGGTCTCTTCACATTGTTTGCTTCCCTTCTCCTTTTCTTTGATCATCTTACAGTAAGGATGATCTTCCTTTTCCCAGTAGATAAGGTCTCCCCTTTCATCACCTAACCAACAGTAAGCCGAACCCAGATTATGAAGGAGTATCTCCCGGATGGTTCTCTTCCACATGGTGCTATCAACCAGGTTTTTTAGGTGTCTTTTTATCTCGGGATTATTAGACATGCGCTTTCCTCCCCTTATTCTATCAAATTCATCACCAGACCGGTAAGGAGCTTGGGGTAAAAATAGGTGGACTTCTGGGGCATTCGTTCTCCTTGCCTGGCTACTTCCATAACTTCCTCTACTCGAATGGGGTTAAGAAAGAAAACCAGGCCCTTAGTCTCCCTGGCCCATTGACTTGCCTCAACCGGATCAGCCGAGTATTCAATCTTGAACCCGCCTTCTTCTATCAGATCGGGGTCGATAAATGGCCACAGGATATGGTCAATAAGTAAATAATGCAGGATGGTTACGTCCAATTCCCGAAAGACCTTTGATTTATCCTTGGGAATTATCCCTTCCAGGGACTCCATGGATTCCCTTAGAGTAAGGGAAAGATATTCATTGTTCCCAAGATTCAAGCCAAAGAGATGGAGGCCTCTCTTCATACCGGACCCCATTTGGCGAAACATTTCTTCTCTTTGGCCCAAGGATTTGATTTCAAAGAATTGACTGATTCTTTTTTTGAGTCCGGCTTGATCGAGATTGCCTGCCCCTGGAATAATTCGGTGAGTAGGTAGGATGGCCATTCCTTCATCATAGGCGTTGGATAGATAAATCATCCTGTAATTACAACCTTCCTGACCTGACCAGGAAACGGCCTTATTTTGCTGGAGTTGACGGAAATTAAGGGCGGTCTCATAGCGGTGATGACCGTCGGCAATGGTGAGCCGCTGATCTTTCATTATCCGGCTGACTGTTTTGATGACCGCCTGGTCGGTTATGGCCCACAGTCGATGTCTGATTTCATCCTCGGTCACTAAATCGTAAAGGCGGTGAGTTGATTGGCTATCCCTGATGGCCTTAGTTATGCTATTATCTGGGTCTTGATATAAGGCAAATACCTGGCTGGTGTTAGCGCCGGTAGCCTGCATAAGTTTAAGGCGATCAGCCTTTGGCCCCTCAAAGGTTCGTTCATGAAAGTCTGCCTTCTCCAGTTTAACCAGGCAGATAAGTCCCCATCTGGTTTTTTTGGCCCCATTTAACGTATATTCCTGTTCGTAAAGATAAATGGCCGGTTCTTCATCCCTTATTAATATGCCGACGGCCATCCATTCCTTGAGGGTATCTGCAGCCCGGGTGTATTTATTATGGCGCTCGTTATCCCCGGGATAATCCTTTCCAA
Protein-coding regions in this window:
- a CDS encoding Mut7-C RNAse domain-containing protein: MRFLVDSMLGKLAKWLRILGYDTLYFRQGDDRDLLELAAEEDRIVLTRDTRLSRRWLVPTLLIKSERVEEQLSQVVRRFGLKMEEGLFSRCPECNILLKEIPKEDVIEQVPPLVYKTYDEFMTCPDCHRIYWMGTHWENIRLRIADCRLRMAEQ
- a CDS encoding SAM-dependent chlorinase/fluorinase, with product MNIIALLTDFGLKDYYVGAMKGVISSINPNAQLIDISHESPPQDVRAAAYILKCAYTYFPAGTIFLVVVDPGVGGERKGIILKTAKYFFVAPDNGVLGLVHDPDRIIHLTNQSYWLPSPSQVFHGRDIFAPVAAHLSKGVPLKEFGVEIKELTRLPSLRPTVRKDALLGEVIYIDHFGNLITNIERKDLESKEVVIEIKGQRLSGIKEFYSQVEAGQWLALWGSSDHLEISVNGGDASAALGIEWGEKVRVTCDS
- a CDS encoding type II toxin-antitoxin system HicA family toxin, producing the protein MSSHKLMRLVEKAGAVFEREGRGDHAICRREVKGRVKKAPILEAKSDLPGDYCLIVFKQLGLSDEEINRLFE
- a CDS encoding type II toxin-antitoxin system HicB family antitoxin — its product is MDTGVKGKLSPKEVVNASIKEYTIVLKKSQAYYVSLCLELMVAGCGQTKEEAIESVRDAIYSYLDSYEEGMPLERPVPLDLLHEFLGEEDEKDEVEELPRLKVLTYG
- a CDS encoding diguanylate cyclase; translated protein: MSNNPEIKRHLKNLVDSTMWKRTIREILLHNLGSAYCWLGDERGDLIYWEKEDHPYCKMIKEKEKGSKQCEETFLAALQRIKEERKVVIGPCLAGFFTFNSPIMVDKEVVGVIGCCQIIESEQEREVYQKTARELELKEEEFLAAIEGAQTASLAKLKKEAELVGLLAQSSIDLLIAGERLTNHNVEIDTTKQFYDIFKLNRDLLIDLEPEQFYALVVDLASRAMNSRICSLMAAEEETGDIVIKAAVGLDDEIIKRTKLKRGQGIVGRVIESGEPLLVKDIEKDPRFEGKKSATKYYTKSLMISPLKIGDKVIGALNINNEVTRRPFNENDINSLTKVTGYIGAAVEGMMAYHRAKEEKEVEAIKKSRELEETKAAAQAERDRAAAQAEELSRLKAEMERLSSVADKEKQRADEKASQLAWLEEEMTALKARVQAEKAKMEQEAVVWRAKYAEETEELQRVRTETELLREQMTEEIAEYQRKIQEERQKLEEKIKEMHQLARQIDMDRVKFTEEKAQLGEELDQKEIKLKEQAEEIKTWEEEAKRASRLFALEDEITETQKQYEEAPDEETRQIHAESLDRLQQEKEELSRVRAEARELKLLYETIKAIVPMKDPAGILEIVMEKMQPYFDYHAGAYILEYEGRLIGKIKETCPIDISCRNRIKERLNHVWQKFNPNENRKINFSIEESKYEVLGSETREETKSFIATPIKEKEKVTGLLNVEHYQEDRYTALDRRLIAIIASQTAVAIERARLFIETQKQAERDELTGVYNYRYFDRLFETEFERAKKFNRALSLLMLDFDYLKEINDRYGHEEGNRLIKTISDIISRQVREVDYLARFGGDEFGVILPETTAEDAAQVAERIRAAIAAHPYTINDRPISLSASLGVASFPAPSKKELFDRADKALYQAKQEGRNRVSLFREEDRG
- a CDS encoding DUF1015 domain-containing protein, whose amino-acid sequence is MPEIKPFRGIRYNPDKRGNDLSRVTTPPYDCISEEAQEKYYQASSYNIIRVILGKDYPGDNERHNKYTRAADTLKEWMAVGILIRDEEPAIYLYEQEYTLNGAKKTRWGLICLVKLEKADFHERTFEGPKADRLKLMQATGANTSQVFALYQDPDNSITKAIRDSQSTHRLYDLVTEDEIRHRLWAITDQAVIKTVSRIMKDQRLTIADGHHRYETALNFRQLQQNKAVSWSGQEGCNYRMIYLSNAYDEGMAILPTHRIIPGAGNLDQAGLKKRISQFFEIKSLGQREEMFRQMGSGMKRGLHLFGLNLGNNEYLSLTLRESMESLEGIIPKDKSKVFRELDVTILHYLLIDHILWPFIDPDLIEEGGFKIEYSADPVEASQWARETKGLVFFLNPIRVEEVMEVARQGERMPQKSTYFYPKLLTGLVMNLIE